The following proteins are co-located in the Hydrogenobacter hydrogenophilus genome:
- a CDS encoding hemolysin family protein, translated as MESVGFFLGVLFFILLEGIFAGAEIVIISTDRSKVLALYRKTGYRFLKDFHENPEEYITLSMLGYTVSIVFASTFYTMAVITLSDHIPYIKGYEVFISLSLVFFTLVLGEVIPKSLFQRHADKLLIPSLWYLSKLKILAFPLLIFSKKVSRVLTEFFKSRHSEKLSKSDIMKLLEEIELQDEKIKTAVKLLALKESTLSEVVKPIYEVVMIDEVSTVGQALQRMKESGFTKLPVYRKRVDDITGYVDMFDIVDNPPSAPIREFIKPLSIFSEFTPLQDALETFRKSSARMGLVVDERGIILGIVTFDDIVREVLGQIGDSLTQSEEPIKEIEKEKWIVDGMVDKHEFEKVAGIKFPDGPYLTLGGFIIYQLKRIPHKGEVVLCCGLKFVVIQSDSRRVKKLMVEKYVQEQKA; from the coding sequence ATGGAGTCTGTAGGCTTTTTTCTCGGTGTTTTGTTTTTTATACTGCTCGAGGGAATTTTCGCAGGTGCAGAAATAGTTATTATAAGCACAGACAGGAGCAAGGTACTTGCCCTTTACAGAAAGACAGGATATAGGTTTTTAAAAGACTTTCACGAAAACCCCGAGGAGTACATCACCCTTTCCATGCTGGGTTATACAGTGAGCATAGTCTTCGCAAGTACCTTTTACACTATGGCAGTCATCACCTTGTCTGACCATATACCCTACATAAAAGGGTATGAGGTTTTTATCTCCCTAAGCTTAGTGTTCTTTACCTTGGTACTGGGAGAAGTTATTCCCAAAAGCCTCTTTCAAAGGCATGCAGACAAACTTCTCATACCAAGCCTGTGGTATCTTAGCAAGCTCAAAATTTTAGCCTTTCCCCTTCTCATCTTTTCAAAAAAGGTAAGCAGAGTACTTACAGAGTTTTTCAAAAGCAGGCACTCGGAAAAGTTAAGCAAGTCAGACATAATGAAACTTTTGGAAGAGATAGAGCTTCAGGATGAAAAGATAAAAACCGCTGTTAAACTTCTTGCACTTAAAGAAAGCACTCTCTCGGAAGTGGTAAAACCCATATATGAGGTGGTTATGATAGACGAAGTTTCTACGGTAGGGCAGGCTCTCCAAAGAATGAAGGAAAGCGGTTTTACCAAGCTACCCGTTTACAGAAAAAGGGTTGATGACATAACAGGCTATGTGGATATGTTTGATATAGTAGACAATCCTCCATCAGCACCCATCAGAGAGTTTATAAAACCCCTCAGTATATTCTCTGAGTTTACACCTCTGCAGGATGCACTTGAAACCTTTAGGAAAAGTAGTGCACGCATGGGTCTTGTGGTGGACGAAAGGGGTATCATATTGGGTATAGTTACCTTTGATGATATAGTAAGGGAGGTTTTAGGTCAGATAGGGGACAGTCTCACCCAGTCGGAAGAACCCATAAAGGAAATAGAGAAGGAAAAATGGATCGTTGATGGTATGGTTGACAAGCACGAATTTGAAAAGGTAGCGGGTATAAAGTTTCCCGATGGACCCTATTTAACCTTGGGAGGCTTTATAATATACCAGCTGAAAAGGATACCCCATAAGGGTGAGGTGGTTCTTTGTTGTGGACTGAAGTTCGTAGTTATACAATCTGACAGCAGGAGGGTGAAAAAACTGATGGTGGAAAAATATGTACAGGAGCAGAAAGCTTAA
- a CDS encoding YqhA family protein, which translates to MIRKLLELGHAIALLPAVSLFIGATFLGLYGVYILLETLYGVIFKPEVREPAVLSTKFISVMDIHLLSIILYIFSVGLYELFVGKLNVPDWLRITDIDQLKAKLASVVILILAITFTKKLVEWKNPIDTLLFALAIAVIIAVLIFYYKVKEE; encoded by the coding sequence ATGATAAGGAAACTCTTAGAACTTGGACATGCTATAGCACTTCTGCCTGCTGTTAGTCTTTTTATTGGAGCTACCTTTTTGGGACTTTACGGCGTTTACATACTCTTAGAGACCCTTTACGGAGTTATCTTTAAGCCAGAAGTAAGAGAGCCCGCAGTGCTTTCCACCAAGTTCATATCCGTTATGGACATCCACCTTCTTTCCATAATACTGTATATCTTTTCGGTAGGTCTTTATGAGCTTTTTGTAGGAAAGCTCAATGTCCCTGATTGGCTCAGGATCACAGATATAGACCAGCTTAAGGCTAAGCTTGCAAGCGTAGTGATCCTCATACTGGCAATAACCTTTACAAAAAAACTTGTTGAGTGGAAGAATCCCATAGACACTTTGCTATTTGCATTAGCCATAGCGGTAATCATAGCGGTTCTTATTTTCTACTATAAGGTGAAGGAAGAGTGA
- the malQ gene encoding 4-alpha-glucanotransferase yields the protein MRVAGILLHITSLPSPFGVGDLGPNAYKFVDFLYASGQKLWQVLPLNPTCVEYGNSPYYSISLFAGNPLLISPELLCKDGLLSEKDLEGYQVQRDKVDYPTAWAIKESLLEKAYRNFSENEEYRSFVEENAYWLEDYCRFKALRDKYKKPWNAWESESTEGLEDKVKKEKFLQFVFFKQWKALKAYANSKGIKIMGDLPIYPAFDSSDVWSNRHLFKLDENNNPYVVAGVPPDYFSKEGQLWGNPVYNWERLKEEGFSWWIKRIRHNLGLFDLLRLDHFRGFVAYYEVPASEKTAVRGRWVSAPAEEFFTKLKEEFPDFPFVAEDLGLITPDVEEMRDRFSFPGMKVLVFAFESENHPYMPHNYDKNSFVYTSTHDTMPVKGWYLQELNYASKERLFRYLGRELSEEDVSYALIRLAYMSVSKACVIPMQDLLNLGQDARMNTPGRKEGNWEWRLKCLPDESLSVRLKELCLTYGR from the coding sequence GTGAGAGTGGCAGGTATCCTTCTTCACATAACCTCTTTACCCTCACCTTTTGGCGTGGGAGACCTGGGTCCAAATGCTTATAAGTTCGTAGATTTTTTGTATGCATCTGGACAAAAGCTATGGCAGGTGCTTCCTTTAAATCCTACATGTGTGGAGTATGGAAACTCACCTTACTATAGTATTTCTCTGTTTGCGGGTAATCCACTACTTATAAGTCCTGAACTTCTCTGCAAAGATGGTTTGCTTTCTGAGAAAGACTTAGAAGGCTATCAAGTTCAAAGGGATAAGGTGGATTATCCCACCGCTTGGGCTATAAAAGAAAGTCTTTTGGAAAAGGCTTACAGAAACTTTAGTGAAAATGAAGAGTATAGAAGCTTTGTTGAAGAAAACGCATACTGGCTTGAGGATTATTGTAGATTCAAGGCTCTCAGAGACAAGTACAAAAAACCTTGGAATGCTTGGGAAAGCGAAAGTACAGAGGGACTTGAAGACAAGGTTAAAAAAGAGAAGTTTTTGCAGTTTGTGTTTTTCAAGCAGTGGAAAGCTCTCAAGGCTTATGCGAACTCTAAAGGTATAAAGATAATGGGAGACCTTCCCATATACCCTGCCTTTGACAGTAGCGATGTGTGGTCCAACAGACACCTCTTTAAGCTTGATGAGAACAACAATCCCTATGTGGTTGCAGGTGTGCCACCAGATTACTTTAGCAAAGAGGGTCAGCTTTGGGGAAACCCTGTGTATAACTGGGAGAGATTGAAAGAGGAGGGCTTTTCTTGGTGGATAAAGAGGATAAGGCATAATTTGGGACTTTTTGATCTTCTAAGACTTGACCACTTTAGAGGTTTTGTTGCCTACTACGAAGTGCCTGCTTCTGAAAAAACAGCGGTGCGGGGCAGATGGGTAAGTGCACCCGCAGAGGAGTTTTTCACCAAACTCAAGGAGGAGTTTCCAGACTTTCCCTTTGTAGCAGAAGACTTAGGACTCATTACTCCTGATGTGGAAGAGATGAGAGACCGCTTTAGTTTTCCTGGTATGAAGGTGCTTGTTTTTGCCTTTGAGTCAGAAAACCATCCTTACATGCCCCACAATTACGACAAAAATTCCTTTGTTTACACAAGCACGCACGATACCATGCCAGTAAAAGGCTGGTATTTGCAGGAACTTAACTACGCATCAAAAGAGAGGCTTTTTAGGTATCTGGGTAGAGAGCTAAGCGAGGAGGATGTAAGCTATGCGCTTATAAGACTCGCTTATATGTCCGTATCCAAGGCTTGTGTAATTCCTATGCAGGACCTTTTGAACTTAGGGCAGGATGCAAGGATGAACACTCCAGGCAGAAAGGAGGGAAATTGGGAATGGAGGTTAAAGTGCTTACCTGATGAAAGTCTCTCTGTAAGATTAAAGGAGCTGTGCCTGACCTACGGCAGGTGA
- a CDS encoding phosphoketolase family protein, with translation MELKKIVDYWKACCYLSVGMIYLWDNPLLKEPLRKEHIKRRLLGHWGASPGISFTYVHANRVINKYHLDCIFIPGPGHGAPGFIAPIYLEGTLSEYYPHFSQDEEGLKNLFRAFSFPGGLGSHCTPDLPGSIQEGGELGYSLSHAFGAVFDHPNLIAITLVGDGEAETGPLATAWHCNKFLNPIRDGAVLPVLLLNGYKINNPTILARIEDDELLNLFRGYGYEPKLVDGLEKMEVHEKMAQTMDWCVERILSFWEEARTSQKPFRPKWPMIILRIPKGWTAPREVDGHYIEGYWRSHQVPITDVDKHLKVLEEWLRSYEPEKLFDERGKLREDLRDLSPKGSKRMSANPYANGGLLRIPLKLPELKELAISVQEPLKTFYENTRPLGKFLREVIRKNPDNFRVFGPDETHSNRLHDVFEFGKVWIANVLPEDKDEGYLSPFGRTVEVLSEHTVEGLLEGYILTGRHGLLNTYEGFAPIISSMVNQFGKWLDIASDVPWRMPISSLNLLLTSVVWRQDHNGFTHQDPGFINAIVDKWPNVVRVYFPPDANTLLCTVWMCLQSTNRINIIIVDKQSHPQYLDLQSAIKHAEKGIGIWDFASNHVEDEPDVVVASCGDIPTKEAIYACLMLRDAFPDLRIRFVNVVNLLCLTPNSEHPDGLTDRDFDSYFTKDKPVIFNFHGYPWLIHRLTYRRTNHSNLHVRGYRENRKIGIDATYLTPFLKGRGGITTPLQLAILNQIDRFSIAMDVVERVPKLQGRGGSFKDKLKNMQISALEYAYTYGVDDPNLEKL, from the coding sequence ATGGAACTGAAAAAGATAGTGGATTACTGGAAGGCTTGTTGTTATCTGTCTGTAGGTATGATATACCTGTGGGACAATCCCTTGCTTAAAGAACCTCTCAGGAAAGAACATATCAAAAGAAGGCTTCTTGGACATTGGGGTGCAAGTCCCGGCATAAGCTTTACTTATGTGCATGCTAACAGAGTCATAAACAAATATCATCTTGATTGCATATTCATACCTGGACCTGGGCACGGAGCACCAGGCTTTATAGCTCCCATATACCTTGAGGGTACTCTCAGCGAATACTACCCCCACTTTAGTCAGGATGAGGAAGGTCTTAAGAATCTTTTTAGAGCTTTTTCCTTTCCGGGGGGATTAGGAAGCCACTGTACGCCAGATCTACCCGGCTCCATACAAGAAGGTGGAGAATTAGGCTACAGCCTTTCCCATGCCTTTGGTGCAGTGTTTGACCATCCTAACCTTATAGCTATAACTTTGGTAGGAGATGGGGAAGCTGAAACGGGACCCTTAGCAACAGCATGGCACTGCAATAAGTTTTTAAACCCTATAAGAGATGGAGCGGTACTGCCAGTTCTTTTGCTAAATGGCTATAAAATAAATAATCCTACTATACTTGCAAGAATTGAGGATGACGAGCTTTTAAACCTTTTCAGAGGCTACGGCTACGAACCCAAGTTGGTGGACGGTTTGGAGAAGATGGAAGTTCACGAAAAAATGGCACAAACTATGGATTGGTGTGTTGAAAGAATACTTAGCTTTTGGGAGGAAGCAAGAACTTCTCAGAAACCTTTTAGACCTAAATGGCCTATGATCATACTCAGAATTCCCAAAGGGTGGACCGCTCCAAGAGAGGTGGACGGACATTACATAGAAGGATACTGGAGATCCCATCAGGTTCCTATAACGGATGTGGATAAGCACCTTAAAGTTTTAGAAGAGTGGCTAAGAAGTTATGAGCCAGAGAAACTTTTTGATGAAAGAGGTAAGCTACGGGAAGACCTTAGAGACCTATCTCCTAAAGGAAGTAAAAGGATGAGTGCAAATCCTTATGCCAACGGAGGACTACTGAGGATCCCCTTGAAACTGCCAGAACTGAAAGAGTTAGCCATTAGCGTGCAAGAGCCACTGAAAACTTTTTACGAAAACACGAGACCTTTAGGGAAGTTTCTAAGAGAAGTGATAAGGAAAAACCCCGACAACTTCCGAGTTTTTGGGCCAGACGAGACGCACTCCAACAGGCTTCATGATGTATTTGAGTTTGGTAAAGTTTGGATAGCAAATGTACTTCCAGAAGATAAAGATGAAGGGTATTTAAGTCCTTTTGGAAGAACTGTGGAGGTACTCTCCGAACATACTGTAGAAGGCTTACTTGAAGGATACATACTTACAGGAAGGCACGGGCTTTTAAACACCTATGAAGGCTTTGCTCCCATAATATCCTCTATGGTTAACCAATTTGGCAAATGGTTGGATATAGCATCAGATGTACCGTGGAGGATGCCCATATCCTCTCTGAACCTGCTTCTTACATCAGTAGTTTGGAGGCAGGATCATAACGGTTTCACTCATCAGGATCCGGGCTTTATAAACGCCATAGTGGACAAATGGCCCAATGTAGTAAGAGTCTACTTCCCACCTGATGCTAACACTTTGCTGTGTACTGTTTGGATGTGTCTTCAGAGCACTAACAGAATAAATATAATCATCGTGGATAAACAGAGTCATCCTCAGTATCTTGACCTACAAAGTGCCATCAAACACGCAGAAAAGGGTATAGGCATATGGGACTTTGCGAGCAATCATGTGGAAGACGAACCAGATGTGGTCGTAGCAAGCTGTGGTGATATACCAACAAAGGAAGCTATATACGCCTGTCTTATGTTAAGGGACGCCTTTCCAGACCTAAGGATAAGGTTTGTAAATGTAGTAAACTTACTCTGTTTGACACCCAACAGCGAGCATCCTGATGGTCTCACAGATAGGGACTTTGATTCTTACTTTACAAAAGACAAGCCAGTAATATTTAACTTTCACGGATACCCATGGCTTATACACAGACTCACTTACAGAAGAACCAACCATTCAAACCTTCATGTAAGAGGCTACAGGGAGAACAGAAAGATAGGCATAGATGCAACTTACCTGACCCCATTTTTAAAGGGTAGGGGAGGCATTACCACACCTTTACAACTTGCAATACTAAACCAAATAGACCGATTCAGTATAGCTATGGATGTTGTAGAAAGAGTACCTAAGCTTCAGGGTAGAGGGGGAAGTTTTAAGGATAAGTTAAAAAACATGCAAATATCCGCTCTTGAATACGCTTACACTTACGGTGTGGATGATCCTAACTTAGAGAAGCTATGA
- the prmC gene encoding peptide chain release factor N(5)-glutamine methyltransferase: MKLKDLLKVASKVSLRERQLLLAHLLKVKPGDIYFIEDREVSKKLQEEYLKSLKLLEEGYPLQYILGEWDFCGRTFKVKEGVLIPRPETELLCEKVLELIPANGEYVGFEIGVGTGCISITLLLERRNLIMYADDVQDTALELAKENAKLHKVEQRLILKKGDMFEPVEGMVFDFVVSNPPYIPQREWENLPKGVRLEGWTSLIGGEKGYEFYERFAQEVGKFIKDSGFFALEIGHDQGSILKKLFTEKGFRVDIFKDYAGQDRVLIGWSL; this comes from the coding sequence ATGAAACTCAAAGATCTCCTAAAAGTAGCCAGCAAGGTATCCCTCCGGGAAAGACAGCTCCTTCTGGCACACCTTCTGAAAGTAAAACCAGGTGATATATACTTCATTGAGGACAGGGAAGTATCTAAAAAGCTACAGGAAGAGTATCTTAAGTCTTTGAAATTACTTGAAGAAGGCTATCCTCTTCAGTACATCTTAGGAGAGTGGGATTTTTGCGGAAGGACCTTTAAGGTAAAAGAGGGTGTGCTAATCCCAAGGCCAGAGACGGAACTGCTCTGTGAGAAGGTCCTTGAGCTGATCCCCGCCAACGGAGAGTATGTGGGCTTTGAGATAGGTGTTGGGACAGGATGCATATCTATAACATTACTCTTAGAGAGAAGAAATCTTATTATGTACGCAGATGATGTACAAGACACCGCTTTAGAGCTTGCCAAAGAGAACGCAAAACTCCACAAGGTGGAGCAAAGGCTTATACTAAAAAAGGGAGACATGTTTGAACCTGTGGAAGGTATGGTGTTTGACTTTGTAGTTTCTAATCCACCTTACATACCCCAAAGAGAGTGGGAAAACTTACCAAAGGGTGTAAGACTTGAGGGGTGGACTTCTCTCATAGGAGGGGAAAAAGGTTATGAGTTTTACGAACGCTTTGCTCAGGAAGTAGGAAAGTTTATAAAAGACAGTGGCTTTTTTGCATTAGAGATAGGGCATGACCAGGGCTCTATTCTAAAAAAACTCTTTACGGAAAAAGGCTTTAGAGTGGATATTTTTAAAGATTACGCAGGTCAGGACAGGGTGCTAATAGGATGGAGTCTGTAG
- the secG gene encoding preprotein translocase subunit SecG: MYYLLLVLFVIISLMLIVVVLLQRSRGDVGTAFGGMGQGVFGPGGVDTILTKFTYWLGFSFMLVALLLALTNPSKKGSLIKDETQRSPKSSQQGIPPGKTAPSGTPSESKTR, encoded by the coding sequence ATGTACTACCTTCTGCTTGTGCTGTTTGTCATAATTTCCCTAATGCTTATAGTAGTTGTGCTTCTTCAGAGAAGTAGGGGAGATGTGGGAACTGCTTTTGGTGGAATGGGTCAAGGTGTTTTCGGTCCGGGTGGTGTGGACACCATACTTACCAAATTCACTTATTGGCTTGGCTTTTCTTTCATGCTTGTGGCTTTACTTCTTGCCCTTACAAATCCTTCAAAGAAAGGCTCTCTCATAAAAGATGAAACTCAAAGATCTCCTAAAAGTAGCCAGCAAGGTATCCCTCCGGGAAAGACAGCTCCTTCTGGCACACCTTCTGAAAGTAAAACCAGGTGA
- a CDS encoding c-type cytochrome biogenesis protein CcmI/CycH, which produces MLKLLSFLVVFFLSCQPVPKDVPIEKYKNQFIKGTVDLSPELKSKIPKGDYFLIISVRDLQNPMPIAVLRVKKPEIPYAFKITGKNKLDHSRIMEGDVIITARISKSPMAEIQKGDLVGTLQTKVGTQNNRILINTEVR; this is translated from the coding sequence ATGCTAAAGCTTTTGTCTTTCTTAGTAGTCTTTTTCCTTTCCTGTCAGCCGGTGCCAAAGGATGTACCCATAGAAAAGTACAAAAATCAGTTTATAAAGGGAACAGTGGATTTATCCCCTGAGCTCAAAAGCAAGATCCCAAAGGGAGACTACTTTCTGATCATCTCGGTTAGGGACCTTCAAAATCCTATGCCTATAGCGGTCTTGAGGGTAAAAAAACCAGAAATTCCCTATGCTTTTAAGATCACAGGTAAAAATAAGCTGGATCACAGCAGGATAATGGAGGGAGATGTGATCATCACCGCAAGGATAAGCAAGTCTCCTATGGCAGAAATTCAAAAGGGTGATCTTGTAGGTACCCTGCAGACTAAGGTAGGCACTCAAAACAACAGAATACTCATAAACACGGAGGTAAGGTGA
- the radC gene encoding RadC family protein: MYRSRKLKEIPQELRPREKLRTLGVDALSDEELVAIILGFGTKKDDVLSLSKKIVRLGWERLKSMSVEEMVKEIEGIGEAKACQIKAIFELSRRIYEPHSHVVINTPEDVYKFLKDKMDNRREHLWALYLSPSNTLVSYETVAIGRMNSVFADPKDVLYGAIKSACHSIILAHSHPMGQPKPSKADLEFTKRIKDACQLLGFELLDHIIITTLSYFSMKEGGFL; the protein is encoded by the coding sequence ATGTACAGGAGCAGAAAGCTTAAAGAGATACCTCAAGAGCTAAGACCAAGAGAAAAACTCAGAACCTTAGGTGTTGACGCACTCTCTGACGAAGAATTAGTAGCTATCATATTAGGTTTTGGGACAAAGAAGGACGATGTGCTTTCTCTTTCAAAGAAAATAGTTAGGCTCGGCTGGGAAAGGCTAAAGAGCATGAGCGTTGAGGAGATGGTAAAAGAAATAGAAGGCATAGGAGAAGCAAAGGCTTGCCAAATAAAAGCTATCTTTGAACTGAGCAGGCGCATATACGAGCCTCACTCTCATGTGGTTATAAATACCCCAGAAGATGTCTACAAATTTCTCAAAGATAAGATGGATAACAGAAGGGAACATCTTTGGGCACTGTATCTGAGCCCCTCTAACACCCTTGTGAGCTATGAGACGGTAGCCATAGGTAGGATGAACTCTGTATTTGCAGACCCAAAAGATGTACTTTACGGAGCGATAAAAAGTGCTTGCCATTCCATCATACTGGCTCATAGCCACCCTATGGGACAACCAAAACCTTCAAAAGCGGACTTAGAGTTTACCAAAAGGATAAAAGATGCGTGTCAGCTTTTGGGATTTGAACTTCTTGACCACATTATAATCACTACCCTTAGCTACTTTTCTATGAAAGAGGGAGGATTTTTGTGA
- the pdxJ gene encoding pyridoxine 5'-phosphate synthase → MRLGVNIDHVATLRQARKTFEPSPVFAALIAQQAGADQITLHLREDRRHIQDRDLELIKELVIVPVNLEMAPTEEMRQIALRVKPNRITLVPERREEITTEGGLNIASMKDFLKDYIEPFKSAGIEVSFFIEPDIQQVMASKEAGADAVELHTGRYANLWKENNRRDLEEEIEKLKKAGMEAKRLGLRVYAGHGLTYQNVRDFVRELRGIVEELNVGHSIISNSVIFGLERAVKEFLSLIKD, encoded by the coding sequence ATGAGGCTTGGCGTAAATATAGATCATGTGGCAACTCTCAGACAGGCAAGGAAGACTTTTGAGCCAAGCCCTGTATTTGCAGCACTCATAGCTCAGCAAGCAGGAGCAGACCAAATCACCCTTCATCTTAGGGAAGACAGAAGACACATACAAGACAGAGACTTGGAGCTCATAAAGGAACTCGTAATTGTACCTGTGAACTTGGAAATGGCACCCACAGAAGAGATGAGACAAATAGCTCTAAGAGTAAAACCAAACAGGATAACCCTTGTGCCAGAAAGAAGGGAAGAGATAACTACCGAAGGAGGTTTAAATATAGCCTCTATGAAAGACTTCCTGAAGGATTACATTGAACCTTTTAAGTCCGCAGGTATAGAGGTTTCCTTTTTTATTGAACCCGATATTCAGCAGGTGATGGCTTCCAAAGAGGCAGGAGCGGATGCGGTGGAACTTCACACTGGCAGGTATGCTAATCTCTGGAAGGAAAACAACAGGAGGGACTTAGAGGAGGAGATAGAAAAGCTAAAAAAGGCAGGTATGGAAGCAAAACGTCTTGGGCTTAGAGTTTACGCAGGACACGGTCTTACCTATCAGAATGTGCGTGATTTTGTAAGAGAGTTAAGGGGTATAGTGGAGGAGCTAAACGTGGGGCACTCCATCATATCCAACTCGGTCATCTTTGGTCTTGAAAGAGCGGTAAAGGAGTTTTTAAGCTTGATAAAGGATTGA